The window AAAGGAAAGCTTTGTAGAATCCTTAATAAACTAGGATACTATTTATCTTAATTTttcatagtttaaaattatttttaccaaaatattttTTTACATCGAACTTTGGGTTAGATGTCATTGATACGTTCCTTTCAGATTTGATCTGCTTTCCAACATTAACTTTGATATCACTTGTTAAGGAACTGTAGAAACACATAGAGATGAATTAAGCAAAGTACTTataatcgcacaaccaagtccaaacaagtacaatctgaattttacgtggaaaaactcttgggggaaaaaaccatggcacaaagcgatgagcaatgcactatgaaagcagaaattacaagagataaagtcTTACCAATTCAAGCAAGCCTCGAATCTACTTCACAAGCCGTACCTATGCCATTGAAACTCTTATGAATGAGTTAGAAAGTCCTAATACACCTCTCTCGTaccctaatcccaattacactTGATAAGTATAGTATCACAACTgtaataggaaacaaattcctTACGCAATTTTGCGTACATCTTTGATgggaccttcaatggcatcaataACCCATAAAGGATCTATTGATGGCATTAAACTTACTTTGATTACATTGAGTAGCAACACTAAAACAATCCAGCAAccaatatgaattttttgaatttttctaaatttttctaaTGAGATTGAGCacacgtcgatgacatcgactcttctcgatggcatcgagtggtttgtcgatggcattgatAGACCCTGTTATTGACAAATTTAGGACATCAACAACAAAAATGAGATCAGAGATGCTAGAAAGAGAGGGGTTGGGGTGCAATACAAaccttgttttattttttaacaatttttaGATAATAATACCTCATTAATGTGGCATTTACATTCCGGTGCCTATATTTAATTTTCATTAAGGTGCCTCATTTAATCAGTGGACATTTTTATCATTTTACAAAGAAAGGTGTAAATAATCTAATTGAAATTAGGGAAGGGACAACAGTTCAATACAAGGGACAAATCGATTTGATCATACAAATGTTTTGCGTTTATGGTAGTGTATGTCCACTTGGTCTTTTTTAGTTAAATTATCCCGCGTTTAGGCAATTATCCCGCGTTTAGTTAAATTATCCCGCGTTTAGGCAATTATCTCGCGTTTAGGCAATTAATCATATAGCTGTCATGTCTCATCACATTGATTACATTGGGATAAGAATAGAATCTTTAAAAAGAATTTAGAAAGAGAGTTGAGATATGTTATTATCATTACTTAAAAGACACTCTCTCTCACGATCACGTAAATGCACTGGGCCACTCACAGCTCCTCTATCATCACGTACAATAAGTCTCCACGTTGAAAAATGTCTCCCCTAGCTTGGTAGAGTTTGTGATGTGAGATTGGCTACTGACGTAAGTATGCTAGTAGTCATGCAATAACGCATGGCCAGCGTGTCACGTGTGTGTGCTGGTGTGAAACGAGTGTGCAAGCAAGCGAAACTACTTACgtgtacacccagatccatatagctcaagtggtagacggagtgaaagatacctcgttttaacgctgaggtcttggcatcgattccccagtggggtggctaacagtgaagtgtaatttgacagtgggtgtactaccaagctaacgagaaaaaaaaaagaagtgagacTCATGTGCATATAATTGCTAAAACTTGCTGAAACTTGAGTGAGTTGCTGAGTAATTCAGTGCTGACTCAATGGCTTCGTCAACTCCACCTGGCATGGGTCAAACTGAGTCGTGTGTCTTATAAGACAGGATtttatggacgcggatttcctgcgaaaacaTTTCGCAGGAAGTTACTACGCTGGAAACCtagttgggacccaccgtgaagtctgtgagaaatccaccccgttcatccgttttgcgagctcatttatgtatactaaataaaaaatgagccggatccaatgcccaagtgggccgaaaaagtgaggattgaactcccacagttgaaatattggtggggcaacagaagttttgaatcagggtaatatttgttttttcagttcatccccttaggaatgacgttatgaacggtattgaTTTCATTTAAACATAACTGTTGACCCCagtgaggtttcaacggtaggaatttccctacccacattttcctttagtgaggCGCATTATAATCTTGGATACtgctaaattttggtctcaagtcctaaaatgagttcaaaaaacggatggacaggttagatttctcacaaacttcatggtgggccccacctaggtttccagtgcagaaatccgcgtccggatttTATTTCAAACAGATAAGGTGGTAGTGGTCCCGGTCTATGGTGGATGAACTCTGTTTCAACACTGTGATTATGGGATTTTAACAAGTAGAGTATGCAACTTCCTATTGGTTTATCTTGGGTTCCATATAACTTACATTATAAAGTTAATAATTTTAAATGTCTCTTAAAATTCATATGCaataattaaatattcaattgtATAACTGACCCAATTAGTTAGggataatgcttagatgatgatggtgaacaactAAGTATCAAATCGAGTCAGGTCGAGAATTCTATTGAACTCAACCAGGTCCAATATCAAGTCAAGTCAAATTTTTTGGGCTAGGCTCACGTGAGCCCAACATAGGGGTCCGAATGAGCAGGCCCAAGTATATCTGGGTCCATCAATGAGCTAAGGACCGGAGTTCAGGCCTAGACAGCCTGTGAGCTCGGGCTTCCACTTCATACTAGGTTGGCCCAATTATACAAAATTTGGGCTCAGGTGTGTTACATAAGCTGGACTGGTCTGGTGCTGCTTCTTGGTGGGGTAACAATGGACAACTTGTTGAGCTTACAGGAAAATGAAATTTTAGGTGGAAATCCGAAGTACTTATAAGTAGGGTTGTCCACGGAGCCTGAGCCCTGCCATTGAACTATTTCAGGCCGAGCCTATTCAAAATCTTCATTTTGGGAGGCCCAAGCCTAGCCATTGACAACTCTACTTATcagggaaataaaaaatgaaaaacttcaTTAACTCAAGGAACATCTGGTTGGCTCTCAAACCATCAGCCCAAGCCTAGCACGAACCTATGGCCTGACCTAGTCTGAACATGAACTTCAACCTATGGCCCGACCTAAtaattaaattttatattaaaaaaaatgttgaACAAGCTTTTTAACTTTTCATTCCATTTGTATGAAGTAAACTTGTATGTTATAATAATatacaaattttaaattaaaaatacaaaatttgaattcaaaatttaatttaaattttgaattcaaaCTTTAAAAATTACATGCAAGTATctcaatcaagaccatccaaatcattagACCCATGTGGGTCGAGTCTAGCCCTGGTTGCAACCCAAAGTGACCCAAGACAGCCAAACATACAGAAGCTGAGATGGGTTAGGTTGAAGAatgcccccaataagttttcaatggtgggtttcCAATtacaattgtttcctatggtgtgtggtctatttgagttttggatctgcgtcatctttgggctcatgccctaaaattagctttaaaaaatggatggtcagcgtggataaaacacatacatcatggtgggccgcacaaagAGTTATGGTGAAAATCAGCCCTGCCCACTGGCAGCTTCATAAAAGGTTCCATCATTCGGATGCCACATATGGAGGGGCTGCTTtggcctagattttgaactgttcaaaaatttgattttgtCAGACTTGAGAGTGGCCCATTGCCAGCCTGAGCTCAACGGTTGATTTTCCATTCATGCTATGAAAATATGAAAGGTGAAGAGTTCTCCTAAAGATGGAGCCGTAGAGATTTGCAAATTGTTGTTAAATTTCCTTTATCTAAACTAATCATGGTTACAAAATTTTGGAAATAAATCTTCTTTCGTGCAGGTAAATAATTGGAGTGGTTAGATGATGAATGGGAAGGCTCCCCGAGGAATGTTTGCAGGATAGTTAGAATTGgaaattttcatatatatatatgaaaattttcaaatgcaAATGGACATGTTGACCATGGGTTTAGATTGGACATGTCTTAAACATATTTAGTGTTGTTCTTGTTTAGTGTTGAGGAGTGATTTCTCTTGTAGCTCTTGGGAACTTGAGATTATACGTAATGTTTATTGACTTGGGAGATTCGTGATTATGTATGATTATCTTGTGTGAAGGGATTGACTTGGGTTAAGATGGACTGTCTCCACCATCAGGAGCCAATTTGGTGTCAGTTTATGTACATTGCACTTATTTTGCACAAGAGTGTGAGTGTGCCATGTACATATGATTTAGGTTTGAACCGTTAGTCACCCACATTAGTAAATCATGATCAAGTCAATAGTCTGGAGGCCCATTAGCCCAGACTATAATCGTGAGATAAGGAATTGATGATGCATGAAAGACAATTTGATCCTTAGACCTGAGGACGTATAAAGGATCATGATCTTGACTAGTCAACTTTAGCTCTTCTTACAAGATCCATGCAAGGGACCAATAAAGTGGACGTTGCTGGGTACTTCCATAATGAATCGTTAGCTCTTGCACGAGTCAACAAGTGATCCACTATTTTTCCTAAGAACATATTTATAGCTTCGAACTGGATAAATCAGGGACTCATCAAGTGAATTTTTTTGATGGGCCTAGCATTCTGAATATTTTAATCAAGATTTTAAAGGTTTCTAACCGttgaagtttttattttaattgttaaaacTGATTTGATCATACTTGATAATAGCCAGATGGTCCACTTCTAATTGGCATGGGATGTGATCATTAGTAGATAGGTCATGACAATCGATGGATTGAATCATTAGTTTATGCATAGATGAGGTAGATATACGTACTTCTTTCGTAGTATGTTAAACCAAAGTACATAAGGTGATAGAGCACCCTACTGGGTGCACTGCTAGAACCTTAATCCCTCCTTATCTATATAATCTTATCCTAAAGGAGAAAAAGAACTATCCTTAGATGTCCCCACCCCATGGAATGTGAGCATGAGGAAAAAGAGAAAGTCTGAGAGAGCGGAGATTCACTCCATCCTCTTCTATTATCCTtgcgtgtggtccacttgtataGATGATATATGTtttcctgtgtgtgtgtgtgtgtgtgtgtgtgtatatataaggaaaaggtactatgcgcacgacctcacgagtccgtcccatgaggtcaagttgtgtgggccccattgtgatgcatttccaacatctaccccatcagtcagatgcaccattccatcgtgggcctaggtctcaaaaatcaagtcaatccgtgacttgtgtgggccacaccacatacagaagtggggaggggccgtgcaccattaaaacattcataatcattttttgggcccaccaagatgtggtttgcaaatccagcccatccattatgtgtgtcccaattggatgagggttcagaccaagtttcagcagcatttaaaactcaggtgggccccaccaagtgcttttatatgttttaacggtgtcttcacatgattttagatggtatggcccacctgagttccgtatatagctgatttttgggatatcccataatttagaggggacccatcaaatgcacggtgttgatggtcgacatgcatcacggtggggcccacatagctcgacctcacgggagcttatcgtgaggtcgaccgcatagtaccttttcccatatatatatatatatacacacacacacacacatatatatatatagagagagagagagagagagagagagagagagagtggaattATCACCTACAGACCTTATGTGAGCACACAAGGTACCTTTGCATGCGTGTGACGGGCACAGAATCTAAATGGTCAACATGTGCGGCACCCCTGAAACTCTATTGGCCCAATTttcagcccaatccaaaactctagtgagcaatagcaaagagaaatgaaaattaaGGAAACTGTTTCGTTTTGCCATGACTTGCCGCATTTATACACTAGGATCCAACATGCCGACCAAATTAAATTAGGGCACATAACAAACATTAAAACATCCATCTTAAATGTAATATAAAGTACAAACATCTTAACAAATATCATAACACCATAACAAGCCAAACCCAAATAACACACTACAGGAATCACCaacaaaaaatcaaataaaaaaaaacaaaaacaaaaacaaaggccACATATACTGTCCTAACGCAGAGCattgttctcattttaattcacGCTCTGAGCTTGAGCCGGCCTTCGTTGGCTAGCTTGAAGAGCTGGGCCTGATCAGCAGCGACCTTGTTCGAGGCGAGAGCGGCAGAGAATCGGTCCTTCACTTCCTGAGTTGTGTATGGGAACTTGTGGTTGACCATTGAGTTGAGCAACGATGCGGCCCCTTCTCGATAGAGGGACCCAATCGCATCACTGCGCGTGTTAAGCAGTGCTTGTTGTATGCTTAGGTTTTGCCCGTAGACAGGTGTGCATAATGCACCAAAGACACCAGCCATCGTCCCCCAGAAGCCGAAGATCCCCCATATCAATTGTGGGTGTTTGCCCCAGTAACTATAGGAATTGACGGTTGAAATCATTTAGAATTATAAGTGAGGTCCACCACCATCATCAGATTAATGGAAAAATATCAACATGTTATGTGTTTAATTGTGATACATGAGATTGTGTACCGAACATCTCCTACCGTTGGTTTGTGGTGGGAGGGAATTCCATCCACTTTCAGGTTTTGACTTGCTCGCAATTGGTGTAACTTCAGATGCATTTCGTCCATAATCTCATGTGTAGCAATTAATACAAGCGATGTATTCTCTCGACAAATATAGCTACTAATAGAAACATGAATGGTGATCGAGACTGTTGATTTGGTGGCCCATCATAGATATGTGTTATAGGTAAAAAATCACACCGGTCAGATGGTCTGTCTATTCTGTTGAGTTTTGCACTTTTGAAATTGGGGCAGCCAAAGCAAGAGTCCTGATCAAAATACACAAGTGCAACATGGAGATGTTTTCAAGTAAGTTATAGGGTAATTAATTACTTGCAAGTGCCGGGGTAGGACGGTGTGGACGGTGGTGTGTAAGGGTCAGTGACCACTGGCGGTGTGTAAGGATCAGTAACCACTGGCGGTGTGTAAGGGTCAGTGACCACTGGCGGTGTAACGATAACTGGCGGTGTGGATGGTGTAACAACCACTGGCGGTGTGGAAGGTGTAACGGGGTTGTACGTTGGAGGGGTGATGGATGGGGAAGTAGGAGGTGAATTGTAGTAACCGCCGCCACCTTGGGGTGGTGTCCCATAGCTTCCACCACCAGAACCATGAGACGGAGTCCCATGAGAACCACCGCTCCCACCCGATCCATGAGATGGAGTTTTACAAGTAGGGCTCTTGTGGGAACCTGTAACAAACCAGCATTGTATTAGTACAGTTACAAACATGTATTGATTAAAATCAATGTTAATCATCTATAAATCAACGAGTTTATATAATTACAATcgggatggatcagatcatctgGCCCAGCTCATTGACTAGCTATATGGGCTGGATGGGCCGTGTTCGACCTGAGCCAGCCCCATTTAGAAGGTGGAACCCATGGTCGAGCCAGTTGACCAATGGGCTTACTCGACCCATTATCACCCATATTAAGTATCAGGCCTACAATTCAGACCCAGAACAGACCAATGGGCCGGCCCACCCAGACCCATTTACGGTTTGCCACcctacatatgagagagagagagagagagagagagagagagaggcttgctttTGGGGGTGCTCCCATGATGTGGGTCAGGAGAGTAGTAGTTCTTCTGATCTTCAACCCCTTGCAAGCTTCTACACATCACCGGCATCAACACATTCTGAGAAACCAGACCTACTAACACCACCCACATAACTaaaccgtttttgcttctccctctctccatctctctctctctctctctctctctctctctctctctctcttttcccaaaTACAAGAGATATTGAAATGTTGAATTTCTCCTAAGGACTAGCTCTCTCAGTACCTGGCTATATATACACATAAGAGGCTATAGACTATTTACGCccatcttttttgtttttctaatgCACTTTTTTCCATTTTGGTGATTCAAAAATGGTGCAAAGTGTACTAATTCAATTCCCAAAATGGAGAATTGGGTGTCGATCAATCAATCACGTTGGGTGTAGATTTCATCTCTAATGATCTAAGAGAGCCGAGTAAATACTACCACAGGAAGGCAGCATGTGGTTAGTTGATATGTTGCAGGTTCATTTATAGAGATTAATGATAGAGGTGCACTCCGGTTCATCTCCCTCACCGTGTGGCTGgtgaatctgaaccgtccatctggtcGGCCCTGCGAAGATGACCTACGGTACAAAAATTACTGGTTGGACGATCTTGCATTTCCATTAGAGGTATTTAATTTCGGATGTGGACGATTGTCCGTTTTCTATTTTAAATTACGTCCAAAGGCCACAAGACAGCAAGGATGGCTTACTTGGTGTGGTTTTTCTTTAGTGGGCCATCTGTTCGAGGGCCCACTTGATAAAAAGTCAGGATCCACCCATTGTACAGCGCAGCGCGTACAGCTGTGAGTGGCTGTTCAACAAGAccggtcttttttttttcttttttttgttgttcTTCCTATTTATTGTATCATGTTCTCTCAACCCAAATAGTTGAAAAGGAGCAATGTCATGAGCTAGTTACTGTAGACTGTAGAGGGGTAAAGGCAAAAAGATCCGGTGCTTCTCCGAGCATGAAAGTTCGTGCTTccgtactatatatatatatatgagatctgaactgttcattccGCATCGACAACAGTTGATGGGTAAGTGGCCAAAAATCAATACTatcagacaatcttaaccataAAAAAATATGTACAAAAATTTCCAACCTTTCATTAATTTTTGCATGCCACTTTACATGGCTTGGATTGTAGAATCACTATGATTTTGATGTATGGTCCGTTTTCTGAGCCTTTTTGGTGCATGAATGGTTCGGATTGCATCAAATTCCCTACACGTGTATAATATGGAGACACGAAATTTTGATGCTCTCTGGGCGCGTTGAATCTCATCCGGTGTTGAAGGCATCTACCCTAGTTATATCAAGCACTACAGATGTATGCACTTGGCATGCTC is drawn from Magnolia sinica isolate HGM2019 chromosome 5, MsV1, whole genome shotgun sequence and contains these coding sequences:
- the LOC131245505 gene encoding protodermal factor 1-like yields the protein MERGRSKNGLVMWVVLVGLVSQNVLMPVMCRSLQGVEDQKNYYSPDPHHGSTPKSSHKSPTCKTPSHGSGGSGGSHGTPSHGSGGGSYGTPPQGGGGYYNSPPTSPSITPPTYNPVTPSTPPVVTDPYTPPVVTDPYTPPVVTDPYTPPSTPSYPGTCNYWGKHPQLIWGIFGFWGTMAGVFGALCTPVYGQNLSIQQALLNTRSDAIGSLYREGAASLLNSMVNHKFPYTTQEVKDRFSAALASNKVAADQAQLFKLANEGRLKLRA